From one Lolium rigidum isolate FL_2022 chromosome 4, APGP_CSIRO_Lrig_0.1, whole genome shotgun sequence genomic stretch:
- the LOC124647168 gene encoding benzyl alcohol O-benzoyltransferase-like encodes MAGSAASLKFTVRRKAPELVAPAGPTPHELKRLSDIDDQDGLRFHISLIQFYRGDASMSGRDPAAVVRDAVARALVHYYPFAGRLREIEGRKLAVECTGEGVLFIEADADVRLEHFGDALQPPFQGLEELVFDVPGSSEVLGTPLLLFQVTRLSCGGFIWTWIGSARLLR; translated from the exons ATGGCGGGCTCGGCGGCGTCGTTGAAGTTCACGGTGCGGAGGAAGGCGCCCGAGCTGGTGGCGCCGGCAGGGCCGACACCGCACGAACTGAAGCGgctctcggacatcgacgaccagGACGGTCTGCGGTTCCACATCTCCCTCATCCAGTTCTACCGCGGCGACGCGTCCATGAGTGGCAGGGACCCCGCGGCGGTGGTCCGCGACGCCGTGGCCAGGGCGCTCGTGCACTACTACCCGTTCGCCGGCCGGCTGAGGGAGATCGAGGGCCGCAAGCTCGCCGTCGAATGCACCGGCGAGGGTGTGCTGTTCATCGAGGCCGACGCCGACGTCCGCCTCGAACACTTCGGCGACGCTCTGCAGCCGCCCTTCCAGGGGCTGGAGGAACTTGTCTTCGACGTTCCTGGCTCGTCTGAAGTTCTCGGCACGCCGCTTCTCCTCTTCCAG GTGACACGGCTGTCGTGCGGAGGCTTTATCTGGACGTGGATAGGGAGTGCCCGGTTACTGCGGTAG